Genomic window (Drosophila willistoni isolate 14030-0811.24 chromosome 2L unlocalized genomic scaffold, UCI_dwil_1.1 Seg196, whole genome shotgun sequence):
aaggaCTATCTGGTGGATTAACTAAcagtttatttaaaaaacaggCTCCAAGTTGGTAGTGAAGCGTTTTCAGAGTGCCACCACAAAGACACCCCCGGAGGAGGCGCGAGATCTCTTGATGACAACCATTTTGGCCCATGTGCCAGTGGACAATTTCAACTTTCAAATGAAAGCCATCTATGTGGCACTAATGGTGCGCCGTGTCATGGCCGCAGAGCTGGATAAAACTCTTTTCGACGATCGGGATTACTATGGCAACAAGCGCTTGGAATTGGCTGGATCATTGATATCCCTGATGTTCGAGGATCTCTTCAAGCGCATGAACTGGGAGCTCAAGATGATTGCCGATAAGAACATCCCCAAGGTGAAGGCGGCTCAATTTGATGTGGTCAAACATATGCGAGCAGCCCAAATCACAGCTGGTCTGGAATCGGCCATAAGCTCAGGAAATTGGACCATCAAGAGATTTAAAATGGAACGTGGTGGAGTGACACAGGTTTTGTCACGTCTCTCATACATTTCCGCCTTGGGCATGATGACGCGTGTGAATTCACAATTCGAAAAGTCGAGAAAGGTTTCGGGACCCCGTTCCCTGCAGCCCAGTCAATGGGGCATGTTGTGTCCCTCCGATACACCCGAGGGAGAGGCTTGTGGTCTCGTCAAGAATTTGGCTCTGATGACTCACATCACGACGGAGGTGGATGAGCATCCAGTCATGATTTTGGCTTACAATGCCGGCGTCGAGGATATACGGGAAGTTAGCGGCAATCCCATTAATAATCCTCATGTATTTCTGGTCTTTATCAATGGCAATGTTCTCGGCCTGACCCTGAATCATAAGCATTTGGTGAAGAACATGCGATACATGCGAAGGAAGGGCCGAATTGGCAGCTTTGTGTCCATACATACATCCTACAGTCAGCGATGCGTATTCGTTCACACGGATGGAGGACGACTATGTCGTCCCTATATCATCGTGGAGAAGTGTCGTCCTTTGGTCAAGCAACATCATTTGGATGAACTACAGCGTGGCATAAGAAAATTCGATGATTTCCTCTTGGACGGCCTTATAGAATATCTCGATGTGAATGAGGAGAATGATTCGTTTATAGCCTGCTATGAGGAGAATATAAATCCAACAACAACTCATCTGGAAATCGAACCCTTCACACTGTTGGGTGTGTGTGCAGGATTAGTCCCATATCCGCATCACAATCAGAGTCCTAGGAACACCTATCAATGTGCCATGGGTAAACAGGCCATGGGCATGATTGGCTACAATCAAAAGAATCGCATCGATTCCCTTATGTACAATTTGGTCTATCCCCAAGCACCCATGGTCAAGTCCAAGACGATTGAGTTGACGAATTTTGATAAGGTTCCAGCTGGACAGAACGCCACTGTGGCTGTGATGAGTTACTCTGGCTATGATATCGAGGATGCATTGATTCTTAATAAGGCTTCCATTGATCGTGGCTATGGTCGCTGTTTGGTCTACAAGAACTCTAAGTGCACAGTGAAACGTTACGCCAATCAGACATTCGATCGCATTATGGGTCCTGTGAAGGATGCCCTGACAAATAAGGTGATCTTCAAGCATGATGTCCTAGATACCGATGGTATTGTCTCACCGGGCGAACAAGTGCAGAACAAACAGATTATGATCAATAAGGAAATGCCAGCGGTGACCTCCATTAATCCGCTGGAGGGTCAATCGCCACAGGTGCCTTATACAGCAGTTCCCATTAGCTATAAAGGATCCGAGCCAAGCTATGTGGAGCGTGTGATGGTCTCTGCCAATGCTGAGGAGGATTTCCTGATAAAAATTCTGCTCCGTCAAACGCGAATCCCAGAAATTGGAGACAAATTCAGTTCCCGCCATGGTCAGAAAGGTGTCACTGGACTTATAGTGGATCAGGAGGATATGCCATTTAATGATTTTGGCATTTGTCCAGATATGATCATGAACCCTCATGGTTTTCCCTCTCGTATGACAGTGGGCAAAACGTTGGAGCTTTTGGGTGGCAAGGCTGGTGTCCTGGAGGGCAAATTCCATTATGGCACTGCATTCGGTGGCTCCAAAGTGCAGGATATCCAAGCAGAATTAGTTCGTCATGGCTTCAATTATATGGGCAAGGACTTCTTCTATTCCGGCATCACAGGCGCCCCATTGGAGGCTTACATCTACTCCGGTCCGGTCTACTATCAAAAGTTAAAGCATATGGTTCAGGACAAAATGCATGCCCGTGCTCGAGGACCTAAAGCAGTGCTCACCCGTCAACCCACTCAGGGTCGCAGTCGCGAAGGTGGTTTACGTCTCGGTGAAATGGAGCGGGATTGCCTCATCTCGTACGGCGCCAGCATGTTGATAATGGAGCGTCTGATGATCTCCTCCGATGCCTTCGAAGTGGATGTCTGCCGCATTTGCGGTCGTTTGGCCTATTGCTCTTGGTGCCACTTTTGTCAGTCATCAGCTCATGTCTCAAAAATATCCATGCCTTATGCCTGCAAGCTCCTATTCCAAGAACTGACCAGCATGAATGTAGTACCCAAATTGATCCTGGAAGATTACTAGATACTAGTTACTGTTATTTATGTTAAGCCAATGAGTTGACCATGAAATAAATGATTGTTCTTTATACTTAATAATGCtctaaattgaattttaagtgtggtaaaaaacttaattaatATCTATTTAACAATTTTGGAAACTAAATGAATCTTTAGTGGAGCAAAGTAGGTTCTAAATAGTAAAGAAGTTTTCAAGAAACATATAGAATGAAGAATTTTAAGCCattcatatttttcatataATTCTATTCCATTTTCGTCCAATCTAAAGACATTTTGCACTTAGTATCTATTCAAGAATTAGTCAATACTAAATGAAggaaaaagagagaagaatGAAAGGAAAATGGTATTCGGTGATTCTCATTTCTTTATAGGTCTTTGTTACATTAAAGTTTATTTAggttttcaacaattttttgaatgtttaatttgctttacatatctttctttattttgtaaaatacTTGCAGGAACTACAACTAAATAATACTTTATAATGTTTTAGGTCTAACAATGCAAAGATATTACAATCAAATGTAACtccaaatttatatttcatttagatgaaataaaaataaatgtaactaaagatttaaatttataaaaactagagagaaaaattgaatttagtCATCCACTTGTCATTTGGCAGGAGAATTTGTTTCATATCTCTATTCAATCTCTGTCCTTTCATTTAGTTTTCTTGAATGAAAGAGCATCCTCAACCCAGTTTATTCATATCTCCTGTATCTTGGTGGGTCAATGCACCGGTCACTGGCACTGGCTTTGGCACGTGACTTGGcttacactcacacacacacacacacagacgtaCCTATATGGATGGCGAATTTGtttatgtgtttgtatgtatgtccTTGTAAAGTCCTCCTTTTTGAAGTCACTTGAATGTGACGTTAAAAATAGTTAGTCAAAGCAAAGCCACCTGCCATGCTACTGTCCCACCCCGAGCGTTCCACCCTTCCGTTGCCAGCTATGAATTGCTGCAGTGCAATGACAGCAAATGGGGCAAAATGCCAGCAACAGTCAATGGTGCGCACAATGATTTTTAAGCCTCCTCGATGTCATTCCTCCCACTTCTTACCCCACCCACTTCCCTCTATCAGGCGTTCATCTCAATCTGTACGACCACCTTCCGGCTTTTGGCAGTTGACTTTCCGTTTTGCTTACTGCTTGCTCATGTCCTTTGGCTATTtgtcaaaaatatatattggacgttcccttttcctttttattatGGATTTAAATGGGTGTTGGCCACTTGAGATTAGGCAGTAAGTTAACTTAGGTTCAGTTTCCCATTTATTTCTTTACGGTTAGGTTTAGGTCAGCTAGAAGAAGGATTTTCCTCCCTCCACTCATAAGAAATCACTAATCATTGACCGTAAACTTCTGGAGCAAATCTCTTCGAGAACTTTACAGAATTCTCGGTGTCGGCCGGAGGGCAGAGGAGTGGCC
Coding sequences:
- the LOC6640527 gene encoding DNA-directed RNA polymerase III subunit RPC2 — its product is MQYKKVDDNIEPPTWDAGDSKDWTLPIKPLEEKWKLLPAFLQVKGLVKQHIDSFNHFINVDIKKIVKANEIVTSGADPLFYLKYLDVRVGKPDIDEGFNITKTTTPHECRLRDTTYSAPITVDIEYTRGTQRIKRNNMLIGRMPLMLRSSNCVLSGKTEFELSKLNECPLDPGGYFVVRGQEKVILIQEQLSWNKMLTEDFNGVVQCQVTSSTHEKKSRTLVLSKHGRYYLKHNSMTDDIPIVVIFKALGIVSDQEIMSHIGVDPQSQNRFGASLLEAFNLKIFTQQRALDYMGSKLVVKRFQSATTKTPPEEARDLLMTTILAHVPVDNFNFQMKAIYVALMVRRVMAAELDKTLFDDRDYYGNKRLELAGSLISLMFEDLFKRMNWELKMIADKNIPKVKAAQFDVVKHMRAAQITAGLESAISSGNWTIKRFKMERGGVTQVLSRLSYISALGMMTRVNSQFEKSRKVSGPRSLQPSQWGMLCPSDTPEGEACGLVKNLALMTHITTEVDEHPVMILAYNAGVEDIREVSGNPINNPHVFLVFINGNVLGLTLNHKHLVKNMRYMRRKGRIGSFVSIHTSYSQRCVFVHTDGGRLCRPYIIVEKCRPLVKQHHLDELQRGIRKFDDFLLDGLIEYLDVNEENDSFIACYEENINPTTTHLEIEPFTLLGVCAGLVPYPHHNQSPRNTYQCAMGKQAMGMIGYNQKNRIDSLMYNLVYPQAPMVKSKTIELTNFDKVPAGQNATVAVMSYSGYDIEDALILNKASIDRGYGRCLVYKNSKCTVKRYANQTFDRIMGPVKDALTNKVIFKHDVLDTDGIVSPGEQVQNKQIMINKEMPAVTSINPLEGQSPQVPYTAVPISYKGSEPSYVERVMVSANAEEDFLIKILLRQTRIPEIGDKFSSRHGQKGVTGLIVDQEDMPFNDFGICPDMIMNPHGFPSRMTVGKTLELLGGKAGVLEGKFHYGTAFGGSKVQDIQAELVRHGFNYMGKDFFYSGITGAPLEAYIYSGPVYYQKLKHMVQDKMHARARGPKAVLTRQPTQGRSREGGLRLGEMERDCLISYGASMLIMERLMISSDAFEVDVCRICGRLAYCSWCHFCQSSAHVSKISMPYACKLLFQELTSMNVVPKLILEDY